CTTGCTCATATCTGCACTGATATAATACGGCTTCGTTAAAAGCTCCGGTGTCTGATAGGTAAGATTTGTTGTAATCAGGCGATAAATTAAGCCCTTTTCATATGCATCATCAAACTTGGCAAGACCATTGGTAAATATACCGAAGGTTGCTGCTACGAAGATACGGTTAGCTTTTCTTCGCTTTAATTCGGTTGCTACATCCAGGATGCTTTCGCCCGAGGAAATCATATCATCCACAATCAGGATATCTTTGCCTTCCAGATCGGAACCAAGAAATTCATGTGCTACAATGGGATTACGTCCGTTTACAATCTTGGTATAGTCACGTCTCTTATAGAACATACCCATATCAAGGCCTAAGACGTTGGCAAAATACACGGCTCTTGACATGCCGCCTTCATCCGGGCTGATTACCATCATGTGTTTTGAGTCAAATCGAATGTCAGGAACATTATGAAGCATTGCTTTTATGAATTGATAATTTGGTGCAACGGTTTCCAGACTTTTCAGCGGGATAGCATTTTGCACTCTAGGATCATGAGCATCAAAGGTGATAATACTATCAACGCCCATGTGTGTAAGTTCCTGAAGCGCCAATGCACAGTCTAAGGATTCCCTGGAGGTGCGTCTATGCTGTCTGCCTTCATAGAGGTAAGGCATAATTACTGTAATACGTTTGGCTTTTCCACCGACTGCCGCTATGATTCTTTTTAAATCCTGGTAGTGGTCATCCGGTGACATGTGATTCATATGTCCGCAAACGGTGTAGGTCATGCTGTAGTTTGTCACATCCACGAGTAAATATAAATCGGCTCCTCGAACGGATTCTTTGATTTGCCCCTTTGCTTCTCCGGTGCCAAATCTAGGACAGCATGCATTTAATAAATAAGAATCTCTTTGATAGCCATAGAATGCAATGGTTCCTTTGTGCTCACTTTCCCTTGCATTACGCCATTCTACGAGATAGTCATTTACGTGCTGACCCATGACTTTGCTGCTCTCCAGAGCAATGATACCAAGGGGCCCTACAGGTATCGTTTCTACAATCTTCTCTTGTGACATTAGATTTCCCTCCATAGAATTATAGATTGGTTACAAAAGCCATTAAAGTTATACCATTATATATTTGTTAAGTCAAGAAGCTTTTGCTTAGTTCAATAACATAATTATTCTGAATTCGATTGATGAACTGCTTTATGTAGGCGAATATCTTTTCCGACAATTCGTTGTACAGAGAAACTGCTGACAATACGTGAAAAGATTCGCTCACCATAGGTTGAGTTGATATTGGGGAGTGATAAATTCGTCGAAATTAAAGTGGATTTTTGCTTTAATAAACGTTCGTTTATAATAAGATATAATTGGGAGTTCGTAAAGGAATTATTCATTTCCGTGCCCAAGTCATCAATAATCAGAAGATCACAGTCCAATATATATTCAAATTGGTTGGACGCAGCGGAACCATCCTCTTCCTTGTTGAATTTATGCTTTTCCAATATATCAAATAAACGAAAAGCGGTTAAGTAGATAACTGTATAACCGCGATTTAAGAGCTCTCTGGCTATGCAGTTTGCTAGAAAAGTTTTGCCGACACCGGTGTTACCAAGGAGTAACA
The nucleotide sequence above comes from Variimorphobacter saccharofermentans. Encoded proteins:
- a CDS encoding ribose-phosphate pyrophosphokinase: MSQEKIVETIPVGPLGIIALESSKVMGQHVNDYLVEWRNARESEHKGTIAFYGYQRDSYLLNACCPRFGTGEAKGQIKESVRGADLYLLVDVTNYSMTYTVCGHMNHMSPDDHYQDLKRIIAAVGGKAKRITVIMPYLYEGRQHRRTSRESLDCALALQELTHMGVDSIITFDAHDPRVQNAIPLKSLETVAPNYQFIKAMLHNVPDIRFDSKHMMVISPDEGGMSRAVYFANVLGLDMGMFYKRRDYTKIVNGRNPIVAHEFLGSDLEGKDILIVDDMISSGESILDVATELKRRKANRIFVAATFGIFTNGLAKFDDAYEKGLIYRLITTNLTYQTPELLTKPYYISADMSKYIALIIDTLNHDNSISALLNPVERIQNILKEYGQGHFAN